In Pyxicephalus adspersus chromosome 12, UCB_Pads_2.0, whole genome shotgun sequence, a genomic segment contains:
- the SLC25A29 gene encoding mitochondrial basic amino acids transporter isoform X1 — MALDFLAGCAGGAAGVLVGHPFDTVKVRLQVQSVTKPLYRGTFHCFQSIIKQETAWGLYKGVGSPMMGLTFINALVFGVQGNTIRYLGKDTPLNQFLAGSAAGAIQCVICCPMELAKTRMQLQGTGEYKSKSKNYKNSLDCLVKIHRKEGLKGINRGMVTTFLRETPSFGFYFLTYDYLTRQLSCEFSDNYIIPKLLFAGGMSGIVSWLSTYPIDVIKSRLQADGIGGVNQYSGIMDCVKKSYEIEGLKVFTRGLTSTLLRAFPVNAATFATVTLFLMYMRSENPIAETGPALQQPTSM; from the exons GTGCGTCTCCAGGTGCAGAGTGTAACGAAGCCCCTTTATCGTGGAACCTTCCACTGCTTCCAATCAATCATCAAACAAGAAACA gCATGGGGACTGTACAAAGGGGTTGGCTCACCCATGATGGGGCTGACATTCATCAACGCTCTTGTATTTGGTGTTCAAGGGAACACCATCCGATACCTCGGCAAAGACACTCCATTAAACCAGTTCTTGGCAGGTTCCGCAGCCGGGGCCATCCAGTGTGTGATCTGCTGTCCCATGGAACTGGCAAAGACCAGAATGCAGCTGCAAGGTACGGGGGAGTATAAGTCCAAATCCAAAAACTACAAGAATTCCCTAGACTGTCTCGTGAAGATCCACCGGAAAGAGGGGTTGAAGGGCATCAACAGAGGAATGGTGACGACTTTTCTTAGGGAGACCCCAAGCTTCGGGTTTTATTTCTTGACCTACGACTATCTCACGAGGCAACTTAGTTGTGAGTTCAGTGACAACTACATCATCCCTAAGCTGTTGTTTGCAGGGGGCATGTCGGGCATTGTGTCTTGGCTATCGACCTACCCTATCGACGTCATCAAATCTCGACTTCAAGCCGACGGCATCGGTGGAGTGAACCAATATAGCGGCATCATGGACTGCGTCAAAAAGAGCTACGAAATAGAAGGCTTAAAGGTCTTCACGAGGGGTCTGACATCCACCTTGCTCAGAGCGTTCCCCGTCAACGCTGCTACATTTGCTACCGTCACCCTGTTCCTCATGTATATGAGATCGGAGAACCCCATCGCAGAGACCGGCCCAGCGTTACAACAGCCAACCAGCATGTAG
- the SLC25A29 gene encoding mitochondrial basic amino acids transporter isoform X2: MMGLTFINALVFGVQGNTIRYLGKDTPLNQFLAGSAAGAIQCVICCPMELAKTRMQLQGTGEYKSKSKNYKNSLDCLVKIHRKEGLKGINRGMVTTFLRETPSFGFYFLTYDYLTRQLSCEFSDNYIIPKLLFAGGMSGIVSWLSTYPIDVIKSRLQADGIGGVNQYSGIMDCVKKSYEIEGLKVFTRGLTSTLLRAFPVNAATFATVTLFLMYMRSENPIAETGPALQQPTSM; encoded by the coding sequence ATGATGGGGCTGACATTCATCAACGCTCTTGTATTTGGTGTTCAAGGGAACACCATCCGATACCTCGGCAAAGACACTCCATTAAACCAGTTCTTGGCAGGTTCCGCAGCCGGGGCCATCCAGTGTGTGATCTGCTGTCCCATGGAACTGGCAAAGACCAGAATGCAGCTGCAAGGTACGGGGGAGTATAAGTCCAAATCCAAAAACTACAAGAATTCCCTAGACTGTCTCGTGAAGATCCACCGGAAAGAGGGGTTGAAGGGCATCAACAGAGGAATGGTGACGACTTTTCTTAGGGAGACCCCAAGCTTCGGGTTTTATTTCTTGACCTACGACTATCTCACGAGGCAACTTAGTTGTGAGTTCAGTGACAACTACATCATCCCTAAGCTGTTGTTTGCAGGGGGCATGTCGGGCATTGTGTCTTGGCTATCGACCTACCCTATCGACGTCATCAAATCTCGACTTCAAGCCGACGGCATCGGTGGAGTGAACCAATATAGCGGCATCATGGACTGCGTCAAAAAGAGCTACGAAATAGAAGGCTTAAAGGTCTTCACGAGGGGTCTGACATCCACCTTGCTCAGAGCGTTCCCCGTCAACGCTGCTACATTTGCTACCGTCACCCTGTTCCTCATGTATATGAGATCGGAGAACCCCATCGCAGAGACCGGCCCAGCGTTACAACAGCCAACCAGCATGTAG